In one Salipiger abyssi genomic region, the following are encoded:
- a CDS encoding M48 family metallopeptidase, which produces MRRLLPCLLFLLAACEVAPVSSVPPDSPARQEAARATRQFVEVASTIEPVAEAECRRLTRGLNCDYLIVIDDRLDQEPNAFQTLDRHGRPIVAFNLALIASVENADELAFVMGHESAHHILGHLARVEEDAAMGALIFSGIAAMSGANADEVRSAEEYGASIGARTFSKEYELEADELGTIITIQAGYDPVKGAAYFMRIPDPGDRFLGTHPPNAARIAIVRRTAAAYRSGSGT; this is translated from the coding sequence ATGCGCCGCCTTCTGCCCTGCCTTCTCTTCCTGCTCGCCGCCTGCGAGGTGGCACCGGTGAGTTCCGTTCCGCCGGACAGCCCCGCCCGGCAGGAGGCTGCGCGCGCCACGCGGCAGTTCGTCGAGGTCGCCAGCACCATCGAGCCGGTGGCTGAGGCCGAGTGCCGGCGCCTGACGCGCGGTCTCAACTGCGATTACCTGATCGTTATCGACGACCGGCTCGATCAGGAGCCAAACGCCTTCCAGACGCTCGACCGTCATGGCCGGCCCATCGTCGCCTTCAACCTCGCGCTGATCGCCTCGGTGGAGAATGCCGACGAGCTGGCCTTTGTCATGGGCCACGAATCCGCCCATCATATTCTCGGCCATCTCGCCCGGGTCGAGGAGGACGCGGCGATGGGCGCGCTGATCTTTTCCGGCATCGCGGCGATGTCGGGCGCCAATGCCGACGAGGTCCGCTCGGCGGAGGAATATGGCGCCAGCATCGGCGCGCGCACCTTCTCCAAGGAATACGAACTCGAGGCCGACGAGCTGGGCACGATCATCACGATTCAGGCCGGCTACGACCCGGTGAAAGGGGCTGCCTATTTCATGCGGATCCCCGATCCGGGCGACCGCTTCCTCGGCACCCACCCGCCCAACGCGGCGCGAATCGCCATCGTCCGGCGCACCGCCGCCGCCTATCGCTCCGGCAGCGGCACTTGA
- a CDS encoding DUF6455 family protein gives MPGRTDFKRHATLVDHMANTLGLDLEEQMLRGKLTFSQLDDAVLSCTGCTQPCACETWLATRAETAEAPPFYCRNTQLFDELRKT, from the coding sequence ATGCCAGGACGTACCGATTTCAAGAGACACGCCACGCTGGTCGATCATATGGCCAACACGCTGGGGCTCGACCTCGAAGAGCAGATGCTGCGCGGCAAGCTGACCTTCTCGCAGCTCGACGACGCGGTTCTCAGCTGCACCGGCTGTACCCAGCCCTGCGCCTGCGAGACATGGCTGGCGACGCGCGCGGAGACCGCGGAGGCGCCGCCGTTCTATTGCCGCAACACGCAGCTCTTCGACGAGCTGCGCAAGACCTGA
- a CDS encoding DUF6455 family protein has translation MFDARPNQPLGDETDHYWLVQRMAQANGTDLVAAADAGVLTQHDWAGMVQRCRGCQWAAGCQRWLDQPETALRDTPESCVNRAHFAALQARLQE, from the coding sequence ATGTTCGACGCACGGCCCAATCAGCCGCTCGGAGACGAGACCGATCACTACTGGCTTGTCCAGCGCATGGCGCAGGCCAATGGCACCGATCTGGTGGCCGCCGCCGATGCCGGCGTCCTGACACAGCACGACTGGGCCGGGATGGTGCAGCGCTGCCGCGGCTGCCAATGGGCCGCCGGCTGCCAGCGCTGGCTGGACCAGCCCGAGACCGCGCTGCGCGACACGCCCGAAAGCTGCGTGAACCGCGCCCATTTCGCGGCGCTACAGGCGAGACTGCAAGAGTAA
- a CDS encoding DUF6455 family protein — MRETLGDPVRHFWMTRSVARVMGLNLSEEMLSGHLGPDEYAHMVTCCRGCALVEACESWLGAQTGVTATPPPGCCNAALLSRLRKLH, encoded by the coding sequence ATGCGAGAGACGCTAGGAGATCCCGTCCGGCATTTCTGGATGACCCGAAGCGTGGCCCGTGTGATGGGCCTGAACCTGTCCGAGGAAATGCTGTCGGGGCATCTGGGCCCCGACGAATACGCCCATATGGTGACCTGCTGTCGCGGCTGCGCGCTGGTCGAGGCCTGTGAAAGCTGGCTCGGCGCGCAAACCGGCGTGACCGCCACGCCACCGCCGGGCTGCTGCAACGCGGCCCTGCTGTCGCGGCTGCGGAAACTGCACTGA
- a CDS encoding phosphotransferase produces MAAFHRAARRFPPRPGVPGMAVLLRLGRGGGVVLPAMPRKLAKAIRAAFADVADTPQGVVHGDLNPGNVIVTNEGPALVDWDESRHDALCLDRVALGLPATRAERRAALAWEIACCWAPEPERARSLARGFIRSAGAAPIP; encoded by the coding sequence ATCGCCGCGTTTCATCGCGCCGCCCGGCGGTTTCCGCCGCGCCCCGGCGTTCCCGGCATGGCGGTGCTGCTGCGCCTCGGTCGGGGCGGAGGTGTTGTGCTTCCTGCCATGCCCCGAAAGCTCGCCAAGGCGATCCGTGCGGCATTTGCCGATGTCGCCGATACGCCGCAAGGGGTGGTGCATGGCGATCTGAATCCGGGAAATGTGATCGTGACCAACGAGGGTCCGGCACTGGTCGACTGGGACGAATCGCGCCACGACGCGCTCTGTCTCGACCGGGTGGCGCTTGGCCTGCCGGCCACGCGGGCGGAACGCCGCGCGGCTCTGGCTTGGGAAATCGCCTGCTGCTGGGCGCCGGAACCCGAACGCGCGCGCAGTCTGGCGCGCGGCTTTATTCGGTCCGCAGGTGCTGCGCCGATTCCTTGA
- a CDS encoding complex I NDUFA9 subunit family protein, producing MSKLVTIYGGSGFVGRYIARRMAKLGWRVRVAVRRPNEALFVKPYGVVGQVEPVLCNIRDDESVRAVMHGADAVVNCVGTFDAKGKNNFDAVQSEGAERVARIAAEMGVARMVQISAIGADAESASDYARTKALGESAVLSHMPDAVILRPSVIFGPEDGFFNRFASMSRMGPVLPLVGAETKFQPVYVDDVAHAAVMGVTGEAAPGVYELGGPDVDSFRELMTQMLGVIRRRKLLVNIPFGIASVMGWGFELLQTLTGGLFPAQITRDQVKSLRHDNVVAEDAKGFADLGITPTSLEAVLPEYLWRFRPSGQYDAIKESAQHLRTE from the coding sequence ATGAGCAAACTCGTCACCATCTACGGGGGATCCGGTTTTGTCGGGCGCTATATCGCGCGCCGCATGGCCAAGCTGGGCTGGCGCGTCCGTGTCGCGGTGCGGCGCCCGAACGAGGCGCTTTTCGTCAAGCCCTACGGCGTTGTCGGCCAGGTGGAGCCGGTGCTCTGCAATATCCGCGATGACGAGTCGGTGCGCGCAGTGATGCATGGCGCGGATGCGGTGGTGAACTGCGTCGGCACCTTCGATGCCAAGGGCAAGAACAATTTCGACGCGGTCCAGTCTGAGGGCGCCGAGCGCGTCGCGCGAATCGCCGCCGAGATGGGCGTCGCGCGCATGGTGCAGATCTCGGCCATCGGCGCCGATGCCGAGAGCGCCAGCGACTACGCCCGCACCAAGGCTCTGGGCGAGTCGGCAGTGCTGTCGCACATGCCCGACGCGGTGATCCTGCGGCCTTCGGTGATCTTCGGGCCGGAGGACGGCTTCTTCAACCGCTTCGCCTCGATGTCGCGCATGGGGCCGGTGCTGCCGCTGGTGGGTGCCGAGACGAAATTCCAGCCAGTTTATGTGGACGACGTGGCCCATGCCGCCGTCATGGGCGTGACCGGAGAGGCGGCGCCGGGCGTCTACGAGCTGGGCGGACCCGATGTGGACAGCTTCCGCGAGCTGATGACGCAGATGCTGGGCGTGATCCGCCGTCGCAAGCTTCTGGTCAATATCCCCTTCGGCATCGCGTCCGTGATGGGCTGGGGATTCGAGCTGCTTCAGACGCTCACCGGCGGGCTTTTCCCGGCGCAGATCACCCGCGATCAGGTGAAGTCTTTGCGCCATGACAATGTGGTGGCTGAAGACGCGAAAGGTTTCGCCGATCTCGGCATCACCCCGACCTCGCTGGAGGCGGTGCTGCCGGAGTATCTCTGGCGCTTCCGCCCGTCGGGCCAGTACGACGCGATCAAGGAATCGGCGCAGCACCTGCGGACCGAATAA
- a CDS encoding amidohydrolase family protein, which yields MTMPQNPLNYSSDADPAIKEFDTTKLLKNARKQALERNYKDFFICDVDSHHYETEALPEILQYMDDPVLRHLGLSAGNVGRAGLIPQAIGSQDMAGRVTRYPGRSKETVPPTPHRDITLTRRWMDALGVDMACLFPTPMLLLATHPQPEVEVAMARAYNRWLCERILEEDKRMCSMVYLPINEPHEAERIIDEFAERKGVVGFLSTGYLKRPIHDNANMRIFSKLEEHGMPLGFHAVYNWSDSSLSQLNKFISVHALGFSFCNIIHMTNWVMNGMPERFPKLRTMWIESGLAWIPFLMQRLDNEYMMRTSDAPLLKKKPSDYMREMFYSSQPMELVDNKEALEVTFKMINAETQLLYSSDYPHWDMDLPSTIYDLPFLGEQAKRDILGGNAQKLFNLEPTMSEWKLEAQKAG from the coding sequence ATGACAATGCCCCAGAACCCACTGAATTACAGTTCCGACGCCGATCCGGCGATCAAGGAATTCGACACCACCAAGCTTCTCAAGAACGCCAGGAAACAGGCACTGGAGCGGAACTACAAAGACTTCTTCATCTGCGACGTCGACAGCCACCATTACGAGACCGAGGCGCTGCCGGAGATCCTGCAATACATGGACGACCCGGTGCTGCGCCATCTCGGCCTCTCGGCGGGCAATGTCGGGCGCGCGGGGCTCATCCCGCAGGCCATCGGCTCGCAGGACATGGCGGGCCGCGTGACGCGCTATCCCGGCCGGAGCAAGGAGACGGTGCCGCCGACGCCCCATCGCGACATCACGCTGACCCGGCGCTGGATGGACGCGCTCGGCGTGGACATGGCCTGCCTCTTCCCGACGCCGATGCTGCTGCTTGCCACGCATCCGCAGCCCGAGGTCGAGGTCGCCATGGCACGCGCCTATAACCGCTGGCTGTGCGAGCGCATTCTGGAAGAAGACAAGCGCATGTGCTCGATGGTCTATCTGCCTATCAACGAGCCGCACGAGGCGGAGCGCATTATTGACGAGTTCGCCGAGCGCAAGGGAGTCGTGGGCTTCCTCTCGACCGGCTATCTCAAGCGCCCGATCCACGACAATGCCAATATGCGGATCTTTTCCAAGCTCGAAGAGCACGGCATGCCGCTGGGTTTCCACGCGGTCTATAACTGGTCGGATTCCTCGTTGTCGCAGCTCAACAAGTTCATCTCGGTGCACGCGCTCGGGTTCAGCTTCTGCAACATCATCCACATGACAAACTGGGTGATGAACGGCATGCCGGAGCGTTTCCCCAAGCTCCGCACCATGTGGATCGAAAGCGGCCTCGCGTGGATCCCCTTCCTGATGCAGCGGCTCGACAACGAATACATGATGCGCACCTCGGACGCGCCGCTGCTGAAGAAGAAGCCCAGCGATTACATGCGCGAGATGTTCTATTCTTCGCAGCCGATGGAACTGGTGGACAACAAGGAGGCGCTGGAGGTCACCTTCAAGATGATCAACGCCGAGACCCAGCTTCTCTATTCCTCCGACTACCCGCATTGGGACATGGACCTGCCGAGCACGATCTACGATCTGCCCTTCCTCGGCGAGCAGGCCAAGCGGGACATTCTGGGCGGCAACGCGCAGAAGCTCTTCAATCTGGAGCCGACGATGTCCGAGTGGAAGCTCGAGGCGCAAAAGGCCGGTTGA
- a CDS encoding Rieske (2Fe-2S) protein — protein MPEKLLCAAADLSDTTARIFEVEGVEIGVIRHNDTVVAYRNICPHQGGPVCEGLKMPRVCDELDEQKRSVRQSFDTTEMHFVCPWHGWEFKIETGEAIGDPKIRLSRYKVIERDAQIYVEV, from the coding sequence ATGCCTGAAAAACTGCTCTGCGCGGCGGCGGATCTCAGCGATACGACTGCCAGGATCTTCGAGGTCGAAGGGGTCGAGATCGGCGTCATCCGGCACAACGACACCGTCGTGGCCTACAGGAACATCTGCCCACATCAGGGCGGCCCGGTCTGCGAAGGGCTGAAGATGCCCCGGGTCTGCGACGAACTGGACGAGCAGAAACGCTCCGTCCGCCAGAGTTTCGACACCACCGAAATGCATTTCGTCTGCCCGTGGCACGGCTGGGAATTCAAGATCGAGACCGGCGAGGCCATCGGCGATCCGAAAATCCGCCTGAGCCGCTACAAGGTCATCGAACGGGACGCGCAGATCTATGTCGAGGTTTGA
- a CDS encoding MarR family winged helix-turn-helix transcriptional regulator, with protein sequence MAQYIHLRTLKEEVRISQSELSAQLGIEKASSTRVLDELAQRGLIRRDRHKQDKRMLVVSLTEAGHAKIDEAMDTARVIADIASQDFDEGELLQLFRALDKMIDNLSAES encoded by the coding sequence ATGGCGCAGTACATTCATCTGCGGACGCTGAAGGAAGAGGTGCGGATCTCGCAATCGGAGCTCTCCGCCCAGCTCGGCATCGAAAAGGCCTCCTCGACCCGGGTGCTGGACGAGCTCGCGCAGCGCGGGCTGATCCGGCGCGACCGGCACAAGCAGGACAAGCGCATGCTGGTGGTCAGCCTCACAGAGGCGGGGCATGCCAAGATCGACGAGGCGATGGATACCGCCCGCGTCATCGCCGATATCGCCTCGCAGGATTTCGACGAGGGCGAGCTGCTTCAGCTCTTCCGGGCGCTCGACAAGATGATCGACAACCTGTCGGCAGAGAGCTGA
- a CDS encoding DMT family transporter — MTALIGGLLATFGAFCYALSSVAIVKSARSAEGRGNDVLVSVLMTAAMSGGLWLIIGPPLPGADLAILIGVAYFVCAGLLGNVLGRLSLFRSVELNGAIETGLIRRLIPVFAAVFAVLLLGEIITPVTVLAFLLVTAGVIIMMVRALGRSGLLSTFSQSTNPDQRKGRALALGSAASYGGSFVARKLAMQTVPDPLLGVFIGALTGLVWFGASALRPGRLRGGFKAMQMPSRWQLLAAASMSIGQIVQFFALQLSNVTTVAIISSVEMFFAAWLAGHIFKTEKPPGRRFYIASVLAGAGVILLAVSPMLR; from the coding sequence ATGACGGCGCTGATCGGGGGGCTCCTCGCGACCTTCGGGGCCTTCTGCTACGCGCTGAGTTCGGTCGCCATCGTCAAGAGCGCACGCTCCGCCGAGGGGCGCGGCAATGACGTGCTGGTCTCGGTGCTGATGACCGCCGCGATGTCGGGGGGGCTCTGGCTGATCATCGGCCCGCCATTGCCCGGCGCCGATCTCGCCATATTGATCGGCGTCGCCTACTTCGTCTGCGCCGGTCTGCTGGGCAATGTGCTGGGCCGGCTGTCGCTGTTCCGCTCGGTCGAGCTGAACGGCGCGATCGAAACCGGGCTGATCCGCCGGCTGATCCCGGTCTTCGCCGCGGTCTTCGCGGTGCTGCTCCTGGGCGAGATCATTACCCCGGTCACGGTGCTTGCCTTTCTGCTGGTGACAGCGGGGGTCATCATCATGATGGTGCGTGCCCTTGGGCGCAGCGGTCTGCTCAGCACATTCTCGCAAAGCACCAATCCCGACCAGCGCAAGGGCAGGGCGCTCGCGCTGGGGTCGGCAGCGAGTTATGGCGGGTCGTTCGTCGCGCGCAAGCTTGCCATGCAGACGGTGCCCGATCCGCTGCTCGGCGTGTTCATCGGCGCGCTGACCGGGCTGGTATGGTTCGGAGCCTCAGCGCTGCGCCCCGGGCGACTGCGTGGCGGGTTCAAGGCGATGCAAATGCCGAGCCGCTGGCAATTGCTCGCGGCGGCGTCGATGAGCATCGGGCAGATTGTGCAGTTCTTTGCGCTGCAACTGTCGAATGTCACGACGGTCGCGATCATCTCTTCCGTCGAGATGTTCTTTGCCGCCTGGCTCGCCGGACACATCTTCAAGACCGAAAAACCACCCGGGCGCCGTTTCTACATCGCCTCGGTGCTGGCAGGCGCCGGTGTGATCCTGCTCGCCGTCTCGCCGATGCTGCGCTGA
- a CDS encoding ABC transporter substrate-binding protein, producing MTNLKLSLAMGNYDRTRAIVDGRVQIDGVDPIPMLLSPEEMFFRAFRHQAFDISELSLSSYSISVARGEPHYVAIPVFLSRAFRHTSVYIRTDKGIEKPEDLKGKRIGIAEYQLSANVWVRGILEDEYGVKPSDITWVRGGMDTAGRPEKIKVQLPDDITMEEAPVGSTLNQMLADGEIDGFVGPRWPRCYAEGHPHVGRLFADSISAAEDYYRRTRIFPIMHVLGVRRSLVEEYPFLPAALLKAFTASKRLAEEALFDTSATKVTMPFVEDNLKRVQTLMGNDPWSYGVADNVATLDKFLDYHASQGLSPRRVKVEELFHPSTLEAYSL from the coding sequence ATGACGAATCTCAAGCTTTCCCTCGCGATGGGAAACTACGACCGGACGCGGGCCATCGTGGACGGGCGGGTGCAGATCGACGGTGTCGATCCGATCCCGATGCTGCTCTCGCCGGAAGAGATGTTCTTCCGCGCCTTCCGGCATCAGGCCTTCGATATCAGCGAGCTGTCGCTGTCCTCCTATTCGATCTCGGTCGCGCGGGGCGAGCCGCATTACGTCGCCATCCCGGTCTTCCTGAGCCGCGCCTTCCGTCATACCTCGGTCTATATCCGCACCGACAAGGGCATTGAAAAGCCCGAGGATCTGAAGGGCAAGCGCATTGGCATCGCCGAGTATCAGCTCTCGGCGAACGTCTGGGTGCGCGGCATCCTGGAAGACGAATACGGCGTGAAACCCTCCGATATCACCTGGGTGCGTGGCGGGATGGACACCGCCGGCCGTCCGGAAAAGATCAAGGTGCAGCTCCCCGACGACATCACCATGGAAGAGGCCCCGGTGGGCAGCACGCTGAACCAGATGCTGGCCGATGGCGAGATCGACGGTTTTGTCGGCCCGCGCTGGCCGCGCTGCTATGCCGAAGGCCACCCGCATGTGGGCCGGCTGTTCGCCGACAGCATCTCGGCCGCCGAGGATTACTATCGCCGCACCAGGATCTTTCCGATCATGCATGTTCTCGGCGTGCGCCGCAGCCTGGTGGAGGAATACCCGTTCCTCCCCGCCGCGCTGCTCAAGGCCTTCACCGCGTCCAAGCGGCTGGCCGAAGAGGCGCTCTTCGACACCTCGGCTACCAAGGTCACCATGCCCTTTGTCGAGGACAACCTGAAGCGGGTGCAGACCCTGATGGGCAATGACCCGTGGAGCTATGGCGTCGCCGATAACGTCGCGACGCTGGACAAGTTTCTCGACTATCACGCGAGCCAGGGCCTGTCGCCGCGCCGCGTCAAGGTCGAGGAGCTGTTTCACCCGTCCACTCTGGAAGCCTACAGTCTCTGA
- a CDS encoding Gfo/Idh/MocA family protein, with amino-acid sequence MTSDPVRLGVVGLGRAFMLMVPTFDADPRVKLVAAAAPRAESRDAFERDYGGTGYESVEALCADPSVEAVYIATPHQMHVDHVLAAAKAGKHILVEKPLAISMEDADIMVNAVREAGVHLIVGPSHSFDLPVDIAARRIASGEFGTLRMIQALNYTDFLYRPRRPEELRTEEGGGVLFSQAIHQIDVVRRLAGGMADKIVAMTGAWDPKRPTEGAFTALMTFETGCIANLTYSGYAHFDSDIWMNNVGELGQTKTPDAYGGARRALADLSPEDEARLKTTRTFGSGKTIEAEHNEHFGPVIAMCDRADLRLTPDGIEVFGDTERSFIEAPFGPAPRKTVLDALVGAVREDSSPVQSGEWGRASLEVCHAILTSAASGQTVALRHQCKAQHQEFPR; translated from the coding sequence TTGACCTCTGATCCCGTCCGCCTCGGTGTCGTGGGGTTGGGGCGTGCGTTCATGCTCATGGTGCCGACATTCGACGCCGACCCGCGCGTGAAGCTGGTCGCCGCCGCGGCGCCCCGCGCCGAAAGCCGCGACGCGTTCGAACGCGATTACGGCGGCACCGGTTACGAGTCCGTCGAGGCGCTTTGTGCCGATCCGTCGGTCGAGGCCGTGTATATCGCCACGCCGCACCAGATGCATGTTGACCATGTTCTCGCCGCCGCGAAGGCCGGCAAGCATATTCTCGTCGAAAAGCCGCTGGCGATCTCGATGGAGGATGCCGATATCATGGTGAATGCCGTGCGCGAGGCGGGGGTTCACCTGATCGTCGGGCCGAGCCACAGCTTCGACCTGCCGGTCGATATCGCCGCCCGCCGCATCGCCAGCGGCGAGTTCGGTACGCTGCGGATGATCCAGGCGCTGAACTACACCGATTTCCTCTATCGTCCACGGCGGCCCGAAGAGCTGCGCACCGAAGAGGGCGGCGGCGTCCTTTTCAGCCAGGCGATCCACCAGATCGACGTGGTACGCCGGCTCGCCGGCGGCATGGCGGACAAGATCGTCGCCATGACCGGCGCCTGGGATCCGAAGCGGCCCACCGAGGGCGCCTTTACCGCGCTCATGACCTTCGAGACCGGTTGCATCGCCAACCTGACCTATTCCGGCTACGCGCATTTCGACAGCGATATCTGGATGAACAATGTCGGCGAGCTCGGCCAGACCAAGACCCCCGACGCCTATGGCGGCGCGCGGCGTGCGCTGGCCGATCTCAGCCCCGAGGACGAGGCGCGGCTCAAGACCACCCGCACCTTTGGCAGCGGCAAGACCATCGAGGCCGAACATAACGAACATTTCGGCCCGGTGATCGCCATGTGCGACCGCGCCGACCTGCGCCTCACGCCCGACGGGATCGAGGTGTTCGGCGATACCGAGCGCAGCTTTATCGAGGCGCCTTTTGGCCCCGCGCCGCGCAAGACGGTGCTCGACGCGCTGGTCGGCGCCGTGCGCGAGGATAGCTCGCCGGTCCAGTCCGGCGAATGGGGGCGGGCGAGCCTCGAGGTTTGCCACGCCATCCTGACATCCGCGGCCTCGGGTCAGACCGTCGCGCTGCGGCACCAATGCAAGGCACAACACCAGGAGTTTCCACGATGA
- a CDS encoding PDR/VanB family oxidoreductase yields the protein MEQFKMRVEKRRALTPGITEFTLAPVDDVDLPSFDAGAHITVETPSGAMRRYSLVNDGSDPDTYVIAVKREPESRGGSVSMHEEATEGYELTVEPPENDFPLTDVSKYLLIAGGIGITPIYAMARQLASKGKELRIIYCSRSAEESAYLEELNEAFDGRIIVHHDDGNPENSYDFWDDFLTPRATHVFCCGPKPFMEEIKAVSGHWPEGRIHFEDFKPVDVVRDDDEPFEVELKKTGKTLTVPDDRSILETLRDAGLQTSSSCESGTCGTCKTRLLSGDVDHRDMVLMDEEKDDYIMICVSRAKSGRLVLDL from the coding sequence ATGGAGCAGTTTAAGATGCGTGTCGAAAAGCGGCGCGCTTTGACTCCAGGCATTACGGAATTCACCCTTGCGCCGGTCGATGACGTCGATCTGCCCAGCTTCGACGCCGGTGCCCATATCACCGTCGAGACGCCCTCGGGCGCGATGCGGCGTTATTCGCTCGTGAACGATGGTAGCGATCCCGACACCTATGTCATCGCCGTGAAGCGCGAGCCGGAATCGCGCGGCGGCTCGGTCTCGATGCATGAAGAGGCGACCGAAGGTTACGAGCTGACGGTCGAGCCGCCCGAGAACGATTTCCCGCTGACCGACGTGTCGAAATACCTGCTGATTGCCGGCGGCATCGGCATCACGCCGATCTACGCGATGGCGCGCCAGCTTGCGAGCAAGGGAAAGGAACTGCGGATCATCTATTGCAGCCGCAGCGCCGAGGAGTCGGCCTATCTCGAAGAGCTGAACGAGGCTTTCGATGGCCGGATCATCGTGCATCACGACGATGGCAACCCCGAGAACTCCTATGATTTCTGGGATGATTTCCTGACGCCGCGCGCGACGCATGTGTTCTGCTGCGGCCCCAAGCCCTTCATGGAAGAGATCAAGGCGGTCTCCGGCCACTGGCCAGAGGGGCGCATCCATTTCGAGGACTTCAAACCCGTCGATGTGGTGCGCGACGATGACGAGCCCTTCGAGGTCGAGCTTAAGAAGACCGGCAAGACCCTGACCGTGCCCGACGACCGCTCGATCCTGGAAACCCTGCGCGATGCCGGGCTGCAAACCTCCAGCTCCTGCGAGAGCGGCACCTGCGGCACCTGCAAGACCCGCCTGCTGAGCGGCGACGTCGATCATCGGGATATGGTCCTGATGGACGAGGAAAAAGACGATTACATCATGATCTGTGTGTCGCGGGCCAAATCCGGGAGGCTGGTTCTTGACCTCTGA
- a CDS encoding alpha-hydroxy acid oxidase, translated as MKHAVNIDDLRRLARARLPRVVFDYLDGGAEDETTLRANRQALDDLRLTPRLLGGGHVDLSTEIFGQRYAAPFLIGPTGLNGIYWPDGDLHIAAAAAEAGIGFTLSTASNTSMETIAERVAAPRWFQLYPWGKPDFSQALIERAEVAGYSALILTLDSLVGGKRERDLRHGFSHEIRMSAQVVLDGLLHPRWLASVWLGGKRPRFENLERFLGKGASNAELADFTRSQRNPQFSWDDVRRIRKQWSGPLLIKGIICPEDARLARQAGADGIVVSNHGGRQLDGAPATVSVLERIADQLEDGATLLLDGGIRRGSDVVKAMALGAHGVLLGRAPLYGLAAGGREGVDRALAILADEMERTMILIGCERPRELGRQHLAGVERALSGKALG; from the coding sequence ATGAAGCATGCTGTGAATATCGACGACCTCCGCCGCCTGGCTCGCGCCCGGCTGCCGCGCGTCGTCTTCGACTATCTCGATGGCGGGGCGGAGGACGAGACGACGCTGCGCGCCAACCGTCAGGCGCTGGACGATCTGCGCCTGACGCCCCGGCTGCTCGGCGGCGGGCATGTCGATCTCTCGACCGAGATTTTCGGCCAGCGCTATGCCGCGCCCTTCCTGATCGGGCCGACCGGGCTCAACGGGATCTACTGGCCGGATGGCGATCTGCATATTGCCGCTGCGGCGGCAGAGGCCGGGATCGGTTTCACGCTCTCCACCGCGTCGAACACGTCTATGGAGACCATCGCCGAGCGGGTCGCCGCGCCGCGCTGGTTTCAGCTCTACCCCTGGGGCAAACCCGATTTTTCACAGGCGCTGATCGAGCGCGCCGAGGTCGCCGGCTATTCGGCGCTGATCCTGACGCTCGACTCGCTGGTGGGCGGCAAGCGCGAGCGCGATCTGCGCCACGGCTTCTCGCATGAGATCCGGATGAGCGCGCAGGTGGTGCTCGACGGGCTGCTGCATCCGCGCTGGCTCGCCTCCGTGTGGCTCGGCGGCAAGCGGCCCCGGTTCGAGAATCTGGAGCGGTTCCTCGGCAAAGGCGCCAGCAATGCCGAACTTGCCGATTTCACCCGTTCGCAGCGCAATCCGCAGTTTTCCTGGGACGACGTGCGCCGCATCCGCAAACAATGGTCCGGGCCGCTACTGATCAAGGGGATCATTTGCCCCGAAGACGCGCGGCTTGCGCGTCAGGCCGGGGCCGACGGGATTGTCGTGTCGAACCATGGTGGGCGGCAGCTCGACGGTGCGCCGGCGACGGTTTCGGTGCTGGAACGGATCGCGGATCAGCTCGAAGATGGCGCCACGCTGCTGCTCGACGGCGGCATCCGGCGCGGCAGCGATGTGGTCAAGGCGATGGCGCTCGGCGCGCATGGCGTGCTGCTCGGACGGGCGCCGCTTTATGGGCTGGCCGCCGGCGGGCGCGAGGGAGTCGACCGGGCGCTTGCGATTCTCGCCGACGAGATGGAGCGCACCATGATCCTGATCGGCTGCGAGCGGCCCCGGGAGCTGGGTCGACAGCATCTTGCCGGGGTCGAACGGGCGCTTTCCGGCAAGGCTCTCGGATAG